A single Tamandua tetradactyla isolate mTamTet1 chromosome X, mTamTet1.pri, whole genome shotgun sequence DNA region contains:
- the LOC143670444 gene encoding diphosphoinositol polyphosphate phosphohydrolase 3-beta, with protein MKCKPNQTRTYDPEGFKKRAACLCFRSEQEDEVLLVSSSRYPDRWIVPGGGMEPEEEPDGAAVREVYEEAGVRGKLGRLLGIFEQNQDRKHRTYVYVLTVTEILEDWEDSISIGRKREWFKIEDAIKVLQCHKPVHAEYLEKLKLGGSPANGNSMAPSLPDSDP; from the coding sequence ATGAAGTGCAAGCCGAACCAGACGCGGACCTACGACCCGGAGGGGTTCAAGAAGCGGGCGGCGTGCCTGTGCTTCCGGAGCGAGCAGGAGGACGAGGTTCTGTTAGTGAGTAGCAGTCGGTACCCGGACCGCTGGATCGTGCCGGGCGGGGGCATGGAGCCCGAGGAGGAGCCGGACGGTGCGGCGGTCCGAGAGGTGTACGAAGAGGCGGGAGTCAGGGGGAAGTTAGGCCGGCTCCTGGGCATATTCGAACAGAACCAAGATCGCAAGCACAGAACGTATGTGTATGTACTGACGGTGACTGAGATCCTGGAGGATTGGGAAGATTCGATTAGCATTGGGAGGAAGCGAGAGTGGTTCAAAATCGAAGATGCGATCAAGGTTCTCCAGTGCCACAAGCCCGTGCATGCCGAGTATCTGGAAAAACTAAAGCTGGGCGGTTCCCCAGCCAATGGAAACTCCATGGCCCCGTCCCTGCCAGATAGCGATCCCTAG